A single window of Cydia splendana chromosome 13, ilCydSple1.2, whole genome shotgun sequence DNA harbors:
- the LOC134796530 gene encoding uncharacterized protein LOC134796530: MASDIDKRNFGDSARNSECVTVRKASNHVFDGAGENIHYHSDTDSDASRKSKTRYINSAIYIEPVEASQSVTSLHSGPSCADVTPHPHSSYRSNSTPCLSGRASSSSSIKRKSCRLELGPPQDEDETPRDDRTYREGQDTFRLSVASVSTTTTAKEERERNEAKKRQVFDQWLARKEKEKREKARQEKLKRQQPPTTTPEQREESYRRWLECKRTQNERRKAEGIVHKFKNAERLAEERNMRERAKEEKLAEWIRRKEEEMKLMKTREERRAGRLAIEEQRKRAEGERAYRDWLRTSRNKPLPVPLNQGELSMRGSVSKMYINPIPWQSPT; encoded by the exons ATGGCAAGCGACATAGATAAACGTAATTTCGGGGACAGTGCTAGGAATAGCGAATGCGTGACTGTCCGGAAGGCCTCTAACCACGTCTTCGACGGGGCCGGCGAGAACATACATTACCATAGCGATACGGATTCCGATGCTTCGAGGAAGAGCAAGACGCGATATATAAACTCGGCGATATATATTGAGCCGGTGGAGGCATCGCAGTCGGTGACGTCGCTGCATTCGGGGCCGTCTTGTGCGGATGTCACGCCGCACCCGCACAG CTCATACAGAAGCAACTCTACTCCCTGCCTCTCCGGGCGAGCTTCATCCTCCTCCAGCATCAAACGCAAATCCTGTCGCCTAGAGCTCGGTCCCCCTCAAGATGAGGACGAAACTCCTCGCGATGACCGCACGTACAGAGAGGGACAGGACACGTTCAGATTGTCTGTCGCGTCGGTTTCTACCACCACTACTGCTAAGGAGGAGAGAGAAAGGAATGAAGCGAAGAAGAGACAGGTGTTTGATCAGTGGTTGGCGCGGAAAGAAAAAGAG AAACGCGAAAAGGCCCGCCAAGAGAAACTCAAGCGTCAGCAACCACCAACCACAACGCCTGAGCAACGCGAGGAATCCTACCGCCGCTGGCTCGAATGCAAGCGCACGCAGAACGAGCGTCGGAAAGCTGAGGGCATCGTGCACAAGTTCAAAAACGCCGAGCGACTGGCGGAGGAGAGAAATATGCGTGAACGAGCGAAAGAGGAGAAACTCGCTGAATGGATTAGGAGAAAGGAGGAGGAAATGAAAC TAATGAAGACTCGCGAAGAGCGCCGAGCAGGACGTCTCGCTATCGAGGAGCAACGTAAGCGAGCAGAAGGCGAGCGCGCGTACCGCGACTGGCTGCGCACTAGTAGGAACAAGCCGTTACCCGTGCCGCTGAACCAGGGAGAGCTCA GTATGCGAGGCTCAGTTTCTAAGATGTATATCAACCCGATCCCATGGCAGTCCCCTACTTGA